One genomic segment of Helianthus annuus cultivar XRQ/B chromosome 14, HanXRQr2.0-SUNRISE, whole genome shotgun sequence includes these proteins:
- the LOC110906251 gene encoding uncharacterized protein LOC110906251 isoform X2: MILRFSAKCRLQCGLKCVPYFQGVSGNTSAAMDISDDFVDIYEEDQPAKKLGFDAMTPKKNQICSPMKDSPKTDSGSVEIISYGQYFSPFKSEMHREVIEQNIEKQAKRKHALLTWKWDEVIDITQSEDSNGQKDDSKAKQQDDLESELSDTADSLDSPLKRSKIPRISKNCNDHVGWVEF, encoded by the exons AAATGCAGGTTGCAATGCGGTTTAAAATGTGTTCCTTATTTTCAGGGAGTTAGTGG CAACACATCTGCAGCAATGGATATCTCGGATGACTTCGTGGACATTTATGAAGAAGATCAGCCTGCAAAGAAA CTGGGTTTTGATGCAATGACACCGAAGAAGAATCAAATATGCAGCCCAATGAAAGATTCTCCGAAG ACGGACAGTGGAAGTGTAGAGATCATTTCATATGGACAGTATTTTAGTCCATTCAAATCTGAAATGCATAGGGAGGTTATTGAACAG AACATAGAAAAGCAAGCTAAAAGAAAGCATGCGCTCCTAACTTGGAAATGGGATGAGGTCATTGATATTACCCAAAGTGAAGATTCGAATGGTCAGAAAGATGATTCTAAGGCAAAACAACAAGATGATTTGGAGTCTGAGTTAAGTGATACAGCAGACTCTTTGGATAGTCCATTGAAAAGATCAAAGATTCCACGTATATCTAAAAATTGCAACGATCATGTTGGATGGGTTGAATTTTAA
- the LOC110907813 gene encoding F-box protein At3g08750, translating into MSEILPRLPAKCVGRAKKVCKEWLSCISSKEFVMMHCRHMCKGSRQKILSIGQESCFISSTTVDLVDEKTMITLPFHVRPSDVWILSSLNGLLCVCLRNTFEMLIWNPLIRSCINISDSKSYGFFKIYSDAVGLYIDSSNDYRVLHIKRGRFTVDVMAYSRRTSHWKRIPFLQKRHYHTNGYVWSGGTFCEDGLYFTVFQFWLAGDIVIIRFDVNTETFSEIGFPYVGNGETCQGNLVNMNNKLHVFVSHGFIDMAVDLWRYEDEHWSKVMLFPKISYIPTPVWCSITHVSSEEKCFVMTDWGEVYEIDLNKKTCDLFIPSDWNHTIRTAMYVETIVPASLQ; encoded by the coding sequence ATGTCAGAGATACTGCCAAGACTTCCTGCAAAATGTGTAGGTCGTGCAAAGAAGGTATGTAAAGAATGGTTGTCATGTATATCGTCGAAGGAGTTTGTCATGATGCACTGTAGACATATGTGTAAGGGGTCTAGACAAAAAATTCTTAGTATTGGACAGGAATCATGCTTTATTTCCAGCACTACTGTTGATTTAGTCGATGAGAAAACCATGATTACCCTACCGTTTCATGTTCGCCCTTCTGATGTGTGGATTTTATCAAGCTTGAATGGGCTTTTATGTGTTTGTTTACGCAATACGTTTGAAATGCTTATTTGGAATCCGTTGATCCGTAGCTGCATCAACATATCTGATTCTAAGTCTTATGGTTTTTTCAAAATCTATTCCGATGCTGTTGGCCTATACATCGATTCCTCTAATGATTACAGAGTTTTACATATAAAACGTGGTCGTTTTACAGTTGATGTTATGGCTTATTCAAGGAGGACCAGTCATTGGAAGAGAATACCGTTTTTACAAAAAAGGCATTACCATACTAATGGTTATGTGTGGTCGGGGGGGACTTTTTGTGAGGATGGTTTATATTTTACTGTATTCCAGTTTTGGCTTGCTGGTGATATTGTCATAATTCGATTTGATGTGAATACAGAGACGTTTTCAGAAATAGGGTTTCCATATGTTGGCAATGGTGAAACATGTCAGGGGAACTTGGTTAATATGAATAACAAACTTCACGTGTTTGTTAGTCATGGGTTTATAGATATGGCTGTGGATCTATGGCGTTATGAAGATGAGCATTGGTCGAAGGTCATGTTGTTTCCGAAGATCAGTTATATTCCAACGCCAGTTTGGTGCTCAATTACACATGTTAGTTCAGAAGAAAAGTGTTTTGTGATGACAGATTGGGGTGAGGTTTATGAAATAGATTTGAACAAGAAGACGTGTGACCTTTTCATACCAAGCGATTGGAATCATACTATACGGACAGCAATGTATGTGGAAACTATTGTGCCAGCAAGTCTTCAGTAA
- the LOC118486605 gene encoding uncharacterized protein LOC118486605 translates to MLDIIARLPPKNVAQCKLVCKEWLDFILDRKFVRAHCHYMRASADQKLLMVGWKTIEVHSLNYKSPGFIVPRGVARPFYAHPSRMFFLASLDGMLCVCLQNTCELVVWNPLTTKFKKLANSNSQGFYKVDRDALGFFVDSSDDYNILHIKRRRGTMTVYIYSMELNSWSTVRFLKHRPYHHYTYLWSPATLCGGGLYFVVTQCRGRSDGLSVIRFDVNSKSFSELCFPNVYDDEVSGSLVNINEELHMYVCIGNYDYRREIVLWRLKNKSWMKVFAYPDKLWMPLSTMCSFTYYNLPGTCLVITNFGQVIEIDLQRDHLGYFCRVDMSAPISNDSDSISSVPSHETSASTRVECRRGRGRMGRPRLRERLPVVTPDVASSQRCSYVGSSSRSVVRYMRMSNENVQPSPIPSVSDSFAVIRTTQENISSNATTEVGRRRTGQMGRPRLRDRPSDLTSEATSTQRRCNVDRINRGVVHYTSRTNGAAQSSLGSTVSQTSGCLHSNQVEVPSRASVFQDENRYWRCPSYWDIGDANHSCVHCGAMLWYEERTIKSLTPRVPSFSLCCSEGKVCLPFLRHPPQTLGRLLDYNGETRSRVFRENIKLLNAMFAFTSTGGRISTDLNDGRGPYTFRLNGHNHHNIGSLLPMHPDGRPRFAQLYVYDTENEIDNRFYALRNCVSPTSDQVILRTLVNDLLLMLDANNALVQAFRMARERFNDNSMQRLTLRLLGTRNRREGQYSLPTVPEVAALIPGDGNPTDSRDIIIEERGSRSAKRISELHPSFMALQYPLLFPYGEDGFHLNIPLCNISPSSRRQSVSLREYYSYRLQLRRNEGKTLPKSGRLFQTYVVDCYSAILEHEMNWYKQNQNTIRSDLYNGLCDRIADGETSCEAVGRRVILPATFAGGPRHMIQQYQDAMAICRWAGAPDLFITMTCNSKWPEITRHIQATTPGMSASDRPDIVARVFKIKLDELIKDIRKRNIFGHTKAVIYTIEFQKRGLPHSHILLFLQPEDKINTVDNIDKYISAELPSEVEDPIAFAIVRSQMMHGPCGLLNPSSPCMHNGVCSKGYPKNYCEETFIRNDGWPCYKRPNNSRVVKVGSQDIKLDNRYVVPYNRELLVKYGCHINVEWCNQGMLVKYLFTYINKGPDRATVVWKIFEFEMKYRDVAVERLPFHEEGCNRVYFHDNDEVEEVAQRATASMSKFTEWFRANERFPHGRSLTYVEFPTKFTWHEKEKEWLPRHRVTSIGRIYYVSPSMGEKYYLRMLLNVQRGPLSFKDIRTVDGVEHPTYMSACNALGLLGDDVEWVDSIREASQWQLGNQLRDLFVCILLFCTVSNQRRLFFDCLPYLSDDIAYNRRTMLQNDDVVFTDEEILNYTLIEIERVLIGHGKSLLDFPNLPQIDRQLVDTMENRLIMAERTFNIEEEMTLFHDLFRGLNVEQREVFDYTLISCFRSRGQIVLSVASSGIASLLLPGGRTAHSRFKIPFELDKDSCCSIDVGTDLAGLINDAALIIWDEAPLQHRYAFEAVDRTFRDICRNNIPGADRRVFGGKCVALGGDFRQILPVIPLAPRSEIVASVVNKSSTIWGSCKVFSLTINMRLNSSSVNDDVVIQHRDFNKWILDMGSGRLPAISLDGEDERTWINIPRDLLIPVSDNPIESVVSDTFPNIEERFTDVSYLQERCILSSTNNEVDTINLHVLDKLPGDNHELFSLDSICASTNNIEEMQAMYPTEFLNTVHFSGLPNHILKLKVGAPIILLRNLNLKKGLCNGTRLVVTQISRRVIEGVIITGTHVGERAFISRIDMTPTSTCWPFHFKRRQFPVKLCFAMTINKSQGQTFKHVCGYLVKPVFSHGQLYVIASRVTSRSGLRFYVDNDGKCSNELTRNVVYKEVFYNLPLMSSDALDCSIHAKIPFHLMHLFTNRLEDGCVYRLYGFEVTVPVLFKANTPQNEDSQVVSIADVYRFIQAGVYKGTFYNIFGTIVDIDLFDDWKYVKCSKCRKKGVNDPLWAQTYLVDSLCARSIMFLKAMKMNAQSFFSRVSTEEMDMADELLWGPIISSVSSNETPMVQSFDCEADNGSIINSRKSNTRDVTTASTSVVECSNECDQEVRPKRARRKPKKYTD, encoded by the exons ATGTTGGATATAATTGCAAGACTTCCACCAAAAAATGTTGCTCAATGTAAGCTTGTCTGCAAGGAGTGGTTAGATTTCATTTTAGATCGTAAGTTTGTAAGGGCTCATTGTCATTACATGCGTGCATCGGCTGATCAAAAATTGTTGATGGTTGGTTGGAAGACTATCGAAGTACATTCCTTAAATTATAAGTCCCCGGGATTTATTGTACCAAGAGGTGTTGCCCGCCCGTTCTATGCTCATCCTTCTAGAATGTTTTTTTTGGCAAGTTTGGATGGTATGTTGTGTGTTTGTCTGCAAAACACTTGTGAGTTGGTTGTTTGGAATCCATTGACGACTAAGTTCAAGAAGTTGGCAAATTCTAATTCGCAAGGTTTCTACAAAGTTGATAGAGATGCTCTAGGATTTTTTGTTGACTCTTCTGATGATTACAACATTTTACATATTAAACGTAGACGAGGTACAATGACCGTTTATATTTATTCGATGGAGTTGAATTCATGGAGTACTGTACGCTTCCTAAAACACCGTCCGTACCACCATTATACGTACCTTTGGTCGCCAGCAACTTTGTGTGGTGGTGGTTTGTATTTTGTCGTTACCCAATGTCGTGGTCGTTCAGATGGATTGTCGGTTATTCGTTTTGATGTGAATTCAAAGTCGTTTTCTGAATTGTGTTTCCCCAATGTATATGACGATGAAGTTAGTGGAAGTTTAGTTAACATAAACGAGGAGCTTCATATGTATGTTTGTATCGGAAACTATGACTATAGACGAGAAATTGTATTGTGGAGGCTTAAAAATAAAAGTTGGATGAAGGTTTTTGCATATCCTGATAAGTTGTGGATGCCATTATCAACTATGTGTTCTTTCACATATTACAATTTGCCAGGGACATGTCTTGTGATAACGAATTTTGGACAAGTGATTGAAATTGATTTGCAACGGGATCATCTAGGTTATTTCTGCC GTGTTGATATGAGTGCACCTATATCAAATGATTCCGATTCAATTTCTTCGGTCCCTTCGCATGAGACGTCAGCATCTACACGTGTTGAATGTCGTAGGGGCCGTGGACGTATGGGCCGTCCTCGATTGCGGGAGCGACTTCCTGTTGTGACGCCTGATGTTGCATCCTCTCAACGGTGTTCTTACG TTGGTAGTTCTAGCAGAAGTGTGGTACGCTATATGCGTATGTCAAATGAAAATGTGCAACCTTCTCCGATCCCTTCAGTTTCGGATTCATTTGCGGTTATACGTACCACTCAGGAAAATATATCTTCTAATGCAACGACTGAAGTAGGGCGTAGACGGACGGGCCAAATGGGTCGTCCTCGATTACGTGATCGCCCTTCTGATTTAACAAGTGAGGCTACAAGTACTCAAAGACGTTGCAATG TTGATCGTATCAACAGAGGTGTTGTGCATTATACCAGTAGAACAAATGGAGCTGCGCAATCTTCATTAGGTTCAACGGTTTCACAAACATCTGGATGTCTACATTCGAATCAAGTTGAAGTACCTTCCCGTGCAAGTGTCTTTCAAGACGAAAATAGATATT GGCGATGTCCGTCGTATTGGGATATCGGTGATGCAAACCATAGTTGTGTTCATTGTGGAGCTATGCTTTGGTATGAGGAACGAACTATAAAAAGTTTAACTCCTCGTGTTCCAAGTTTTTCATTATGTTGTAGTGAAGGAAAGGTTTGCTTGCCATTTCTTCGACATCCTCCTCAAACATTGGGTCGTCTTCTTGATTACAATGGGGAAACACGATCTCGCGTGTTTAGAGAAAACATAAAGCTTTTAAATGCGATGTTTGCATTTACCTCAACCGGTGGGAGAATATCTACGGATTTAAATGATGGTCGTGGGCCTTATACATTTCGTTTGAATGGCCACAACCATCATAATATTGGATCATTGTTGCCTATGCATCCTGATGGACGCCCTAGATTTGCTCAATTGTACGTTTATGACACGGAAAATGAGATTGATAATCGCTTTTATGCTTTGCGAAATTGTGTGTCACCAACGTCTGATCAAGTCATCCTGCGCACATTAGTGAATGACTTGCTGTTGATGCTTGATGCGAACAATGCATTAGTGCAGGCTTTTAGGATGGCACGTGAAAGGTTTAATGACAACTCAATGCAACGTCTTACGCTTCGCTTGCTTGGTACGCGAAATAGAAGAGAAGGACAATATTCTTTGCCTACTGTTCCTGAAGTGGCTGCACTGATTCCAGGTGATGGAAATCCTACGGACTCACGTGATATTATTATTGAAGAACGTGGTAGTCGTAGTGCAAAGCGTATATCTGAATTGCACCCAAGTTTTATGGCGTTGCAGTATCCTTTGTTGTTTCCGTATGGAGAAGATGGATTCCATCTTAATATTCCTCTATGTAATATATCTCCATCAAGTAGGCGGCAATCGGTTTCATTAAGAGAATATTATTCTTACCGTTTACAACTTAGGAGGAATGAAGGTAAGACATTACCCAAATCTGGCCGTTTATTTCAGACGTATGTTGTGGACTGTTATTCAGCTATCCTTGAACATGAGATGAATTGGTATAAACAAAACCAAAACACTATTCGTTCGGATTTGTATAATGGTTTATGTGATCGTATCGCTGATGGTGAAACAAGTTGTGAAGCAGTTGGTCGACGTGTTATCCTGCCAGCTACATTTGCCGGTGGGCCAAGACATATGATTCAACAGTATCAGGATGCAATGGCTATTTGTCGTTGGGCTGGGGCTCCGGACCTTTTTATTACTATGACATGCAATTCAAAATGGCCGGAAATTACCCGACACATTCAAGCAACAACCCCTGGTATGAGTGCGTCCGACCGCCCTGACATTGTTGCCCGTGTTTTCAAAATTAAACTTGATGAACTTATCAAAGACATAAGGAAAAGGAATATTTTTGGACACACGAAAGCAG TTATCTATACAATCGAGTTTCAGAAACGAGGACTTCCACACTCTCATATTCTGCTTTTTTTACAACCTGAAGATAAGATAAATACGGTTGACAATATCGATAAATATATATCTGCGGAGCTTCCTTCGGAGGTGGAAGACCCTATAGCTTTCGCTATTGTTCGTTCACAAATGATgcatggtccatgtggtttgctcAACCCTTCAAGCCCTTGTATGCATAATGGTGTATGTAGTAAAGGGTACCCAAAGAATTATTGTGAGGAGACATTCATCCGAAATGATGGTTGGCCGTGTTATAAGAGGCCCAATAATTCAAGAGTTGTTAAAGTTGGTTCTCAAGATATTAAGCTTGATAATCGGTATGTTGTTCCGTATAACCGTGAATTGTTGGTGAAATATGGTTGTCACATTAATGTGGAGTGGTGCAACCAAGGGATGTTAGTCAAGTATCTTTTTACTTATATAAACAAAGGTCCAGATCGTGCAACTGTGGTTTGGAAG atttttgaatttgaaatgaAGTACCGTGATGTTGCTGTTGAGCGGTTACCTTTTCATGAGGAAGGGTGTAATAGAGTGTATTTTCATGATAATGATGAGGTTGAGGAAGTTGCCCAACGTGCTACGGCTAGCATGTCAAAATTTACTGAATGGTTTCGTGCAAATGAAAGGTTTCCGCATGGTCGTTCTTTGACATATGTAGAAtttccaacaaagttcacttggCATGAAAAGGAGAAGGAGTGGTTGCCACGACATAGGGTGACTTCTATTGGCCGCATTTATTATGTGAGCCCATCAATGGGTGAAAAGTATTACCTCCGTATGTTATTAAATGTTCAACGTGGGCCATTAAGCTTTAAAGACATTCGTACGGTTGATGGTGTTGAGCATCCAACTTATATGTCTGCTTGCAATGCGTTGGGTTTGTTAGGAGATGATGTTGAGTGGGTAGATTCAATACGTGAAGCTTCTCAATGGCAGTTGGGGAATCAACTTCGTGATTTATTTGTTTGCATTCTATTGTTTTGTACGGTTAGCAATCAACGGCGGTTATTTTTTGATTGTCTACCTTACTTATCAGATGATATTGCTTACAATCGACGCACAATGCTGCAGAATGATGATGTGGTATTCACAGATGAAGAGATTCTCAATTATACATTGATTGAGATTGAAAGAGTTTTAATTGGTCAtggtaaaagtttattagatttTCCTAATTTGCCTCAAATTGATCGTCAATTGGTTGATACTATGGAAAATCGGTTGATTATGGCTGAGCGCACCTTCAATATTGAAGAAGAAATGACGCTTTTTCATGATTTATTTCGTGGATTGAATGTTGAACAAAGGGAGGTGTTTGATTAT ACTCTCATTTCCTGTTTTCGTTCACGTGGCCAAATCGTCTTGTCTGTTGCTTCTTCTGGGATTGCCTCTCTTCTACTACCTGGTGGTCGTACAGCGCATTCGCGTTTTAAGATTCCCTTTGAACTTGATAAGGATTCTTGCTGCTCGATTGATGTTGGGACGGATCTTGCTGGGCTGATTAATGATGCCGCGCTTATAATATGGGATGAGGCACCGTTGCAACATCGTTATGCATTTGAAGCGGTTGACCGTACTTTTAGAGATATTTGTCGAAATAATATACCTGGTGCAGACCGTCGAGTATTTGGAGGGAAATGTGTCGCTCTTGGAGGAGACTTTCGGCAAATTCTTCCTGTTATTCCGCTTGCTCCGCGTAGTGAGATTGTTGCTTCGGTTGTGAATAAGTCATCGACTATATGGGGTTCGTGTAAGGTGTTTTCTTTAACGATTAATATGCGGTTGAATAGTTCAAGTGTTAATGACGATGTTGTAATACAACATCGAGATTTCAATAAGTGGATTTTAGATATGGGGTCTGGTCGTCTTCCTGCAATTTCGCTAGACGGGGAAGATGAGAGAACTTGGATTAATATACCTCGCGATCTATTGATTCCTGTTTCAGATAATCCTATTGAATCAGTTGTTTCAGATACATTTCCTAATATAGAAGAACGATTCACTGATGTTTCTTACCTACAGGAGCGCTGTATTTTATCATCGACTAACAATGAGGTTGATACGATTAATCTACATGTTCTTGATAAGTTGCCAGGTGACAATCATGAGTTATTTAGTCTCGATTCCATTTGTGCAAGTACAAATAATATTGAAGAAATGCAGGCTATGTATCCTACGGAGTTTCTTAATACTGTACATTTTTCTGGCTTACCGAATCAcatattaaagttaaaggttggGGCACCGATCATACTGCTACGTAACTTGAATCTCAAGAAAGGATTGTGTAATGGGACCCGTTTAGTGGTTACTCAAATAAGTCGTCGTGTTATTGAGGGCGTTATTATTACGGGTACGCATGTTGGAGAAAGAGCTTTTATTTCAAGAATCGATATGACTCCAACTTCTACATGTTGGCCTTTCCACTTTAAGAGAAGACAGTTTCCCGTGAAACTATGTTTTGCTATGACAATTAATAAAAGTCAGGGCCAAACATTTAAACATGTTTGTGGTTACTTGGTAAAGCCTGTTTTTTCACATGGTCAACTTTATGTGATTGCCTCCCGTGTTACATCTCGATCTGGTCTACgattttatgttgataatgatgGCAAGTGTTCTAACGAATTAACAAGAAATGTTGTTTATAAGGAAGTTTTTTATAACTTACCTTTGATGTCAAGTGATGCATTG GATTGTTCAATTCATGCAAaaattccttttcatttgatGCATCTTTTTACTAATCGTTTGGAGGATGGTTGCGTGTATAGGCTATATGGTTTTGAG GTTACCGTGCCTGTTTTATTTAAAGCTAACACACCCCAAAATGAAGACTCGCAAGTTGTTAGTATTGCTGATGTTTATCGATTTATTCAGGCAGGAGTTTATAAG GGGACATTTTATAACATCTTTGGTACTATAGTTGATATTGATTTGTTTGATGATTGGAAGTATGTTAAATGTTCTAAATGTCGAAAGAAG GGTGTTAATGATCCTTTATGGGCTCAGACATATTTGGTTGATTCTTTATGTGCTAGGAGT ATCATGTTTTTGAAGGCAATGAAGATGAATGCACAGAGTTTTTTTTCAAGAGTCTCAACTGAAGAAATGGATATGGCTGATGAATTGTTATGGGGTCCAATCATTTCATCAGTCTCGTCTAATGAGACACCAATG GTACAGTCGTTTGATTGTGAAGCGGATAATGGTTCTATCATTAATTCAAGAAAGTCGAATACTAGGGATGTTACAACTGCTTCCACATCTGTTGTTGAGTGTTCTAATGAGTGTGATCAAGAAGTGAGGCCTAAACGAGCAAGACGAAAGCCAAAGAAATATACTGATTAG
- the LOC110906251 gene encoding uncharacterized protein LOC110906251 isoform X1, with the protein MILRFSAKCRLQCGLKCVPYFQGVSGNTSAAMDISDDFVDIYEEDQPAKKLGFDAMTPKKNQICSPMKDSPKTDSGSVEIISYGQYFSPFKSEMHREVIEQFQNIEKQAKRKHALLTWKWDEVIDITQSEDSNGQKDDSKAKQQDDLESELSDTADSLDSPLKRSKIPRISKNCNDHVGWVEF; encoded by the exons AAATGCAGGTTGCAATGCGGTTTAAAATGTGTTCCTTATTTTCAGGGAGTTAGTGG CAACACATCTGCAGCAATGGATATCTCGGATGACTTCGTGGACATTTATGAAGAAGATCAGCCTGCAAAGAAA CTGGGTTTTGATGCAATGACACCGAAGAAGAATCAAATATGCAGCCCAATGAAAGATTCTCCGAAG ACGGACAGTGGAAGTGTAGAGATCATTTCATATGGACAGTATTTTAGTCCATTCAAATCTGAAATGCATAGGGAGGTTATTGAACAG TTTCAGAACATAGAAAAGCAAGCTAAAAGAAAGCATGCGCTCCTAACTTGGAAATGGGATGAGGTCATTGATATTACCCAAAGTGAAGATTCGAATGGTCAGAAAGATGATTCTAAGGCAAAACAACAAGATGATTTGGAGTCTGAGTTAAGTGATACAGCAGACTCTTTGGATAGTCCATTGAAAAGATCAAAGATTCCACGTATATCTAAAAATTGCAACGATCATGTTGGATGGGTTGAATTTTAA